The Phycisphaerales bacterium sequence ACCCCAGCAAGTTCCATCAGGATAGACATTGGAGTTCGACCGTAGGCTTTCAGAGATGCCGCTATTTCTGCCGGCTGCTCTTCAACATGCATATGCAAGACCATGCCGCGGACCTGTGCCTCTCGAGCCACCTTTGCCATCTCAGTCAAATCCCCTGCCGCTCGAATCGAGTGGATCACGGCGCCAAGATGAGCCTGAGACTGACCCTCCACACGCTTAGAAAGCAAATCCATCTGCTTCCAAAATGTACTTGAATCACAGCCATCAAATCGCTGCTGCTTCTGACTAAGCGGTTCACCGATCGCACCTGAGACGTAATACGCATTCAGCAACACCACGCGAATACCCGCGGCGGCAGCAGCATCAAGAATGACCTGGTCAAACTCAAAACGGCGTTGACCATCAACATGATGTAAGTAATGAAACTCACCGACCGTGGTCATACCGCATGCTCGCATCTCTCGATATGTTTCCACAGCGAGTTCATAGAGATGCTGTTGATCTATCTGGCAAACAAGCTCATACATATGCTCACGCCAAGTCCAGAAGCTTCCAACACCCTCTATAAAACGCTCACCATCACCACGCATCGCGCGCTGAAACACATGGCTATGAGCATTAACAAATCCAGGCATGAGTGCCTTATCAGGCCACTGCTCACCTTCACCAGTGGAAGGCTCAACCGCAGCGATCCGCCCCGAATCATCGATGACGACAGCCATCGATTCAACAAATGCTGATCCATCCCAAAGCAAAGCCGGTTCAATCCGCTGGCTCATCAGGAACCTCCACACATTTGCAAAGCAAGAGCCTCGACATAACCACTGCAATCTCGAAACTCATGAATCGGCACATATTCATTGCTCTTATGTGCGACCCCAATATCACCAGGGCCAAACAACACCGCTTCAAGACCAAGGGCCGCAAGGAATCCACCGTCACTGGCATAAGACACGCCCAGGGTTTCTGTTTGTCCAACCAATTTGCAACATGCCTCACAAATAGAGGCCTCTTGCGGCGTGAGCAGCGTGGGGTTCTCCTCAGCAGTGACGATCTTTCCACCATCGCCAGCATCAGCAATACAGCTGTTGATACGAGACATCAGCACCGCCTTATCTTGCCCAGGAAGCAGACGGACGCTGAGGTCAATCTCACACTTCTCAGGGACAATATTCATCGCGTTTCCGCCACGAATGCCAACGACTGTCAATACCGCGTATGGCACACCACGAAAGTACTGACTGGATTCCAGAGACTCTTGCTGCATTTGCAAGCTCAACTCTTGAAGTAACGCGACAATGCGTGTCGCTTCCTCAACCGCATTGCGACCCAGGTGTGGGCTGCCACTATGAGCCGGTATTCCTTTGACGTCAATCCGAATTTTCAAGTGACCTTTATGCATACGGACAACGCGCAGCGAGGTTGGCTCACCAACAACAGTCGCGCGTGGAAGAGGCTGTTTCCATTGTTGAGACAATTGTTTGGCGCCGAGAGATCCAACTTCCTCGTCATAGGTCAGCAGCACACATAACGGGGCCTTCAGTGTTCGCTGTGACGCTGCTCGCAACGCATTGACGGCAATAGCACAGAAACCCTTCATATCACAACTACCACGACCGAATAGAGCGCCCTCTCGTTCAGTCAACTCAAACGCAGGACTGATCCAATCATCTTCGTCCGCTGGCACGGTATCGACATGCCCAGAGAGGGTG is a genomic window containing:
- a CDS encoding formimidoylglutamate deiminase, with protein sequence MSQRIEPALLWDGSAFVESMAVVIDDSGRIAAVEPSTGEGEQWPDKALMPGFVNAHSHVFQRAMRGDGERFIEGVGSFWTWREHMYELVCQIDQQHLYELAVETYREMRACGMTTVGEFHYLHHVDGQRRFEFDQVILDAAAAAGIRVVLLNAYYVSGAIGEPLSQKQQRFDGCDSSTFWKQMDLLSKRVEGQSQAHLGAVIHSIRAAGDLTEMAKVAREAQVRGMVLHMHVEEQPAEIAASLKAYGRTPMSILMELAGVGPRFTAVHCTHTAERDMDDFLQAGGTVCICPLTEANLGDGLANIPFILRHGGRICLGSDSNARIDMLEEMRLLEYGQRLLNQGRGIIRDQQGQMAPLLMQAATLNGAHSLGLPTGAIKQGRLADLACINLRHQQLAHIDPVNLAEAMITGCDGSVVSSTCVHGIWSSGDSN
- the argE gene encoding acetylornithine deacetylase, with protein sequence MNSLLSDIDLAQRLIAFDTTSCESNLELISWVAEYLDASGAKVDLVSSEDGLKANLVAMVGPDCEKGEGLTLSGHVDTVPADEDDWISPAFELTEREGALFGRGSCDMKGFCAIAVNALRAASQRTLKAPLCVLLTYDEEVGSLGAKQLSQQWKQPLPRATVVGEPTSLRVVRMHKGHLKIRIDVKGIPAHSGSPHLGRNAVEEATRIVALLQELSLQMQQESLESSQYFRGVPYAVLTVVGIRGGNAMNIVPEKCEIDLSVRLLPGQDKAVLMSRINSCIADAGDGGKIVTAEENPTLLTPQEASICEACCKLVGQTETLGVSYASDGGFLAALGLEAVLFGPGDIGVAHKSNEYVPIHEFRDCSGYVEALALQMCGGS